In a genomic window of Pokkaliibacter sp. MBI-7:
- a CDS encoding gamma-glutamylcyclotransferase yields MTNPSHPHVLDRLLMESGGVEAMVARDSPGHRILTEQEREVSLQATLASRPAGDVWLFAYGSLIWNPTIHHAEKRVGTIHDWHRSFCLSVTAGRGSPSQPGLVLALDHGGSCTGVAYRLEPQLAEPELRMLWRREMVSGAYIPRWLPVADVAGNCFGHALAFTIDHAGQQYAGDLCESEIVRRLSLAAGALGSAADYLFHTCEGLRQSGINDGELEQLACQVRRCQQGQ; encoded by the coding sequence ATGACGAATCCCAGTCACCCCCATGTACTTGACCGGCTGCTGATGGAAAGCGGCGGTGTCGAAGCCATGGTTGCGCGTGACTCGCCGGGGCATCGCATCCTCACCGAGCAGGAGCGTGAAGTGTCGTTACAGGCCACGCTGGCCAGCAGGCCTGCAGGCGATGTGTGGCTCTTTGCCTACGGCTCACTGATCTGGAATCCGACGATCCACCATGCTGAAAAACGCGTGGGTACCATTCATGACTGGCATCGCTCCTTTTGCCTGTCAGTAACGGCAGGGCGTGGTTCACCATCTCAGCCGGGACTGGTGCTGGCGCTTGATCATGGTGGCAGCTGTACTGGTGTGGCCTATCGACTGGAGCCGCAACTGGCCGAGCCGGAGCTGCGCATGCTCTGGCGGCGGGAAATGGTATCGGGAGCCTATATTCCCCGCTGGTTGCCTGTTGCTGATGTGGCGGGTAACTGCTTTGGCCACGCACTGGCGTTCACCATTGATCATGCAGGTCAGCAATATGCCGGTGATCTGTGTGAGAGTGAGATCGTGCGTCGGCTGTCGCTGGCTGCGGGGGCGCTGGGCTCAGCCGCAGACTATCTGTTCCACACCTGCGAAGGGCTTCGGCAAAGCGGTATCAATGACGGAGAGCTGGAGCAGCTGGCCTGTCAGGTGCGCCGTTGTCAGCAGGGGCAGTAA
- a CDS encoding enoyl-ACP reductase — MGFLQGKRFLIVGVASKMSIAYGIAEAMHQQGAELAFTYQNDKLKERVIGFAEQWGSNLVFPLDVASDEQIAEAFTLLRQHWDYLDGVVHAVAFAPGEALDGDFTDATSRDAFRIAHDVSSYSFTALAREARPLLQGRNGALLTLSYLGAVRTMPNYNVMGLAKASLEANVRYLATSLGPEGIRVNGISAGPIRTLAASGIKSFRKMLDYNEKRTPLRRNVTTSEVGNVAAFLCSDLASGITGEITYVDAGFNITAMGAIDQE, encoded by the coding sequence ATGGGTTTTCTGCAAGGTAAACGCTTCCTGATCGTTGGTGTCGCCAGCAAGATGTCAATCGCCTATGGCATTGCTGAAGCCATGCACCAGCAAGGTGCAGAACTGGCTTTCACCTATCAGAACGACAAGCTTAAAGAGCGGGTGATTGGCTTTGCCGAACAGTGGGGATCGAATCTGGTGTTCCCGCTGGATGTCGCCAGTGATGAGCAGATTGCCGAAGCCTTTACCCTGCTGCGTCAGCACTGGGATTATCTTGATGGCGTTGTCCACGCCGTGGCGTTCGCCCCCGGTGAAGCACTGGATGGCGACTTTACCGATGCCACCAGTCGCGATGCCTTCCGCATCGCTCACGATGTAAGCTCCTACAGTTTCACCGCTCTGGCACGGGAAGCCCGCCCACTGCTGCAAGGCCGTAATGGTGCCCTGCTGACACTGAGTTATCTGGGCGCGGTTCGCACCATGCCCAACTACAATGTCATGGGTCTGGCCAAGGCCAGCCTCGAAGCCAATGTGCGCTATCTGGCAACCAGCCTTGGCCCTGAAGGCATCCGCGTTAACGGTATCTCTGCTGGTCCAATCCGCACACTGGCGGCATCCGGTATTAAGAGCTTCCGCAAGATGCTTGATTACAACGAGAAGCGCACTCCCCTGCGTCGTAACGTGACCACTTCCGAAGTGGGTAACGTGGCCGCCTTCCTCTGTTCCGATCTTGCCTCGGGCATCACCGGTGAAATCACCTATGTGGATGCAGGCTTCAATATCACCGCCATGGGCGCGATTGATCAGGAATAG
- a CDS encoding WYL domain-containing protein, whose protein sequence is MPQTLRPIVHALTFGLAADIDYASVTNTTEERIIAPHALVLAAGRWHARAWCLARQEYRDFVLARTRSASVDDSREIPSPQHDHAWHTWVELVFAPDSRLAPERQRALEQEYGMSDGRLIIRERAALANYLIKQMGVNIKFLDALPEAQQLVLVNKRDIEQWLY, encoded by the coding sequence TTGCCGCAGACACTCAGGCCCATCGTGCATGCGCTGACCTTTGGCCTCGCGGCCGACATCGACTATGCCTCCGTCACCAATACCACCGAGGAGCGCATTATTGCCCCCCACGCGCTGGTGCTGGCCGCAGGGCGCTGGCATGCGCGGGCATGGTGCCTGGCACGGCAGGAATATCGGGACTTTGTGCTGGCCCGTACCCGTTCGGCCAGTGTCGACGATAGCCGAGAGATTCCCTCGCCACAGCATGATCATGCCTGGCACACCTGGGTAGAGCTGGTTTTTGCGCCAGACAGCCGGTTGGCACCAGAGCGGCAGCGGGCACTAGAGCAGGAATACGGCATGAGCGACGGCAGGCTGATCATCCGCGAACGTGCCGCTCTGGCCAATTACCTGATCAAACAGATGGGGGTCAATATCAAGTTCCTCGATGCCCTGCCTGAGGCTCAGCAACTGGTGCTTGTCAATAAACGCGACATTGAGCAGTGGCTGTATTGA
- the udk gene encoding uridine kinase gives MPTSNTVIIGIAGASGSGKSSFSDALLHEFGSAQITILREDSYYKDQTHLAMEERVKTNYDHPDAFDHDLLLTQLQQALQGEPVNVPVYDYKLHTRAAEVQPLPACKIIILEGILIFTDARLRNLMHTRIYMDTPLDVCLLRRLQRDVNERGRTLDSVLEQYQATVRPMFMKYINPSKEHAHLIVPGGARNRVAIDLVRARLREML, from the coding sequence ATGCCTACTAGCAACACGGTCATTATTGGAATTGCGGGCGCCTCGGGATCAGGCAAGAGTTCTTTTTCAGATGCACTGCTGCATGAGTTCGGCTCGGCACAGATCACCATTCTTCGTGAAGACAGTTACTACAAAGACCAGACTCATCTGGCCATGGAGGAGCGGGTCAAGACCAACTACGACCACCCCGATGCCTTTGATCACGATTTGCTTCTGACCCAACTGCAGCAGGCGCTGCAGGGCGAGCCGGTCAACGTGCCGGTCTACGACTACAAGCTGCATACCCGCGCCGCCGAAGTGCAGCCGCTGCCTGCCTGCAAGATCATCATCCTTGAAGGTATCCTGATCTTCACCGATGCCCGCCTGCGTAACCTGATGCACACTCGTATCTATATGGATACCCCGCTGGACGTCTGCCTGCTGCGCCGCCTGCAACGGGATGTGAATGAGCGTGGACGAACGCTGGATTCCGTTCTGGAGCAATATCAGGCCACCGTACGGCCGATGTTCATGAAGTACATCAACCCCTCCAAGGAACATGCCCATCTCATCGTTCCGGGGGGTGCGCGCAATCGGGTAGCGATTGATCTGGTAAGAGCACGTCTGCGGGAAATGCTGTGA